Proteins encoded by one window of Salmonirosea aquatica:
- the ffh gene encoding signal recognition particle protein has translation MFESLQDKLNTAFRTLKGKDRISDINVAATTKEVRRALVDADVNFKVAKEITDRIREKALDRKILISVEPGQMFVKIVQEELTELMGGQAESIDIKGDPAVILIAGLQGSGKTTFSGKLAMMLKKQGRNVLLTACDIYRPAAIEQLKVLGEQIGVEVYAEPDNKSAVEIATNAIAHARKTNKKIVIVDTAGRLAVDEVMMREVEDIKKAVKPTEILFVVDSMTGQDAVNTAKTFNERLNFDGVVLTKLDGDARGGAALSIRQVVEKPIKFISTGEKMEALDAFYPDRMASRILGMGDVISLVERAQQAFDEDEAKRINAKMRQNKFDFDDFLGQLQQIKKMGNIKDLVGMIPGMGAAMKDLDVDNDSFKPIEAIIQSMTKKERETPSLIDGSRKKRIANGSGTSIQEVNNLLKQFDEMRRMMKKMNTMQTPAALKKAIRR, from the coding sequence ATGTTTGAAAGCTTACAAGATAAATTGAACACCGCCTTCCGTACCTTGAAAGGCAAGGACCGGATTTCGGATATTAACGTGGCCGCCACGACCAAAGAAGTACGCCGCGCGCTGGTAGACGCCGATGTGAACTTCAAGGTTGCCAAGGAAATCACCGACCGCATTCGGGAAAAAGCGCTGGATCGCAAGATTCTGATTTCGGTGGAACCGGGACAGATGTTCGTCAAGATCGTGCAGGAGGAACTGACCGAACTGATGGGCGGACAGGCCGAGAGCATCGACATCAAGGGCGACCCCGCCGTGATCCTCATCGCGGGTTTGCAGGGTTCGGGTAAGACCACCTTCTCGGGCAAGCTGGCCATGATGCTGAAAAAGCAGGGCCGTAACGTACTGTTGACAGCTTGCGACATTTACCGGCCGGCGGCCATCGAGCAGCTGAAGGTACTGGGCGAACAGATCGGGGTGGAAGTATACGCCGAGCCTGATAACAAGAGTGCGGTAGAGATTGCTACCAACGCCATTGCCCACGCCCGCAAGACCAACAAGAAAATTGTGATCGTGGATACGGCCGGACGCCTGGCCGTGGACGAAGTGATGATGCGGGAGGTCGAGGACATCAAGAAAGCGGTGAAACCGACTGAAATTCTGTTTGTGGTGGATTCCATGACGGGACAGGATGCTGTCAACACGGCCAAAACCTTCAACGAACGCCTGAATTTTGACGGGGTGGTGCTAACCAAGCTCGACGGCGACGCGCGCGGTGGGGCGGCGCTATCCATCCGTCAGGTGGTGGAGAAACCCATTAAATTCATCAGTACGGGTGAGAAAATGGAAGCGCTCGACGCTTTCTACCCCGACCGGATGGCCAGCCGAATCCTCGGCATGGGTGACGTGATTTCGCTGGTGGAACGCGCGCAGCAAGCCTTCGATGAAGACGAAGCCAAGCGCATCAACGCTAAAATGCGCCAGAACAAGTTCGATTTCGACGACTTTCTAGGGCAGCTACAACAGATCAAGAAAATGGGCAATATCAAGGATCTCGTAGGCATGATTCCCGGCATGGGCGCGGCCATGAAGGATCTGGATGTGGACAACGATTCGTTCAAGCCCATCGAGGCCATTATCCAATCCATGACCAAAAAAGAGCGCGAAACTCCGAGCCTCATCGACGGCAGCCGTAAGAAACGCATTGCCAACGGCAGTGGTACCTCCATTCAGGAAGTCAATAACCTACTGAAGCAATTTGACGAAATGCGCCGCATGATGAAGAAAATGAACACCATGCAAACGCCCGCAGCCTTGAAGAAAGCCATACGGCGTTAG
- a CDS encoding thioredoxin family protein, whose product MFRIILLILGTGFTAFGQIDFEKASWEKIKAKAKAEKKLIFVDVYTTWCGPCKMLDSQVFSDRETGRRMNAFFVSYKADAESQGRALAVKYGVNAFPTGLFMDADGNLVHSFIGFRPVPEFIVEANQAMQATENGRIFTLYENAYEQGNRNVDLVYTYLKFRRIYNLPTHDLLEKVLKKMPDDSLQLPHWQRVVIENTQWTEGKGFDWLLMQKGTPNIKNKIEFIISNTVVRAQEEKDKKLFQKALTYVDSVEVSEKARELKTRYTMDFSAATRDFDQLADAAEQYLEQEIIPSLSADSQRANPEAYQKAIDRLSSVCWLYSEYVKKDRLTKVCDCVADVIEKEQNSVLLSHYASLLYKQGDFENAVAAQTRAVEIARNSNDESLADQEEKLKRIKRKKL is encoded by the coding sequence ATGTTCCGCATAATTCTACTCATTCTAGGTACTGGGTTTACGGCCTTTGGGCAAATCGATTTTGAGAAAGCTTCCTGGGAGAAAATAAAAGCCAAGGCCAAAGCAGAAAAGAAACTCATTTTTGTGGATGTATACACCACTTGGTGCGGCCCCTGCAAAATGCTGGACAGCCAGGTATTCAGCGATCGGGAAACGGGACGGCGCATGAATGCTTTTTTTGTAAGCTACAAAGCCGATGCCGAATCGCAGGGGCGGGCACTGGCTGTCAAATACGGGGTAAACGCTTTTCCGACGGGCCTTTTCATGGATGCGGATGGCAATTTGGTGCATAGCTTCATCGGTTTTAGGCCAGTACCGGAATTTATTGTGGAGGCCAATCAGGCGATGCAGGCTACCGAAAACGGCCGGATTTTTACCCTATACGAAAATGCTTACGAACAGGGAAACCGCAACGTTGACCTGGTATATACCTACCTCAAATTCCGTCGGATCTATAACCTACCCACGCATGATTTGCTGGAAAAGGTTTTGAAAAAAATGCCGGATGATTCGCTTCAACTTCCCCACTGGCAGCGGGTGGTGATCGAGAACACACAATGGACGGAAGGAAAAGGTTTCGACTGGCTGTTGATGCAGAAAGGTACCCCCAACATTAAGAATAAAATCGAATTTATTATTAGCAATACCGTCGTTCGGGCGCAGGAAGAGAAGGACAAAAAGCTCTTCCAAAAAGCACTGACCTACGTGGATTCCGTCGAAGTTTCCGAAAAGGCGCGCGAACTCAAGACACGTTACACGATGGATTTTTCCGCTGCCACCCGAGATTTTGACCAACTGGCCGATGCCGCCGAACAATACCTCGAGCAGGAAATCATACCTTCGCTTTCAGCCGATAGCCAGCGAGCTAATCCCGAAGCTTATCAGAAGGCCATCGACCGATTATCCAGCGTTTGTTGGCTGTACAGTGAGTATGTAAAAAAAGACCGCCTCACCAAGGTATGCGACTGCGTCGCGGACGTTATCGAGAAGGAGCAGAATTCTGTTCTTTTAAGCCACTACGCCTCTTTGCTCTACAAACAGGGCGATTTTGAAAACGCAGTAGCCGCCCAAACCCGGGCCGTGGAAATTGCCCGAAACAGCAACGACGAGAGCTTGGCCGATCAAGAAGAAAAGCTCAAACGCATCAAGCGGAAGAAGTTATGA